From a single Paenibacillus sp. FSL R5-0345 genomic region:
- a CDS encoding methyl-accepting chemotaxis protein, translating to MMQIRRSQIFVVVLLLLVSVYSLLIDMFWIHKLVIILLMASLGWVVLNLSRYGYRKELLLKESKSKVELLGNEIVVTSDRLHGALEEISRHTEELQRTADYSHEYEMDLRIRSNEAKANIEGAYQTMDGVASVTSHIEELTERLGSNMKYARQGMTTMVDSLSIADAVMKDLQMQSGDMLAKFTTLSNHIAMVEEINTLINSIVDETSLLALNASIEAARAGEQGRGFAVVASRIRQLADQSKSSVDRSSGILLDINNGVQQVLESVTKEQASVERGVNEVGTVKLRLDDIASRVDEVGSAVTETIDAAEKQGKLIVEVTTELSGAVAIVNETIANVDLTLEQVTRQRNQIGQLNEVSANLLAESQSLQQSVTSIAGRKEIEMSQYAARLQEMQSLLENISVKEELFSPYTEVHQGVLTSYIKKIPDVQAIWSNRTDGTFIYSEPAAGLLNAKRRDWWNGAINEGEYVSKPYVSAITKRSCVTLSRAIKNRQGDVVGVVGIDLAV from the coding sequence ATGATGCAGATTCGTCGAAGCCAGATTTTTGTAGTTGTCCTGTTGCTCCTTGTCAGTGTTTACAGTTTGTTGATAGACATGTTCTGGATTCATAAGCTGGTAATCATTCTGCTTATGGCTTCTCTAGGCTGGGTCGTACTGAATTTGTCCCGCTATGGTTATCGTAAAGAATTGCTGCTGAAGGAATCTAAGAGTAAAGTGGAGCTTCTTGGTAATGAGATTGTAGTTACTTCGGACCGACTGCATGGTGCACTCGAAGAAATTAGCCGTCATACAGAAGAGTTGCAGCGGACAGCTGATTATTCACACGAATATGAGATGGATTTGCGGATTCGCAGTAACGAGGCTAAAGCTAATATTGAAGGGGCTTATCAGACAATGGACGGAGTAGCATCAGTTACTTCACATATCGAAGAGTTAACGGAGAGACTGGGATCAAATATGAAATACGCCCGTCAGGGCATGACAACCATGGTTGATTCCTTGAGCATTGCAGATGCTGTGATGAAGGACCTGCAGATGCAGAGCGGAGACATGTTGGCTAAGTTTACTACCTTGAGTAACCATATCGCGATGGTGGAAGAGATTAATACGCTTATTAACAGTATTGTGGATGAAACCTCTTTACTCGCGCTGAATGCTTCCATTGAAGCGGCACGCGCAGGTGAACAAGGCCGCGGATTTGCAGTGGTGGCTAGCCGGATCCGGCAGCTGGCAGATCAAAGCAAGAGCTCGGTAGACCGTTCCTCTGGCATCTTGCTCGACATTAATAACGGAGTACAGCAAGTGCTGGAATCCGTTACGAAAGAGCAAGCTTCAGTGGAACGCGGGGTGAACGAGGTCGGCACTGTGAAGCTACGACTCGATGATATCGCGTCGAGAGTAGATGAAGTTGGCAGCGCCGTAACGGAAACCATCGATGCTGCCGAGAAGCAGGGCAAGCTGATTGTAGAAGTGACAACGGAGCTGAGTGGGGCGGTGGCTATCGTGAATGAGACGATTGCTAATGTGGATCTTACGCTGGAACAGGTGACACGGCAGCGGAACCAGATCGGTCAGCTGAACGAAGTCAGCGCCAATCTGTTGGCGGAGTCGCAATCGTTGCAGCAATCGGTTACTAGCATAGCAGGCCGAAAAGAAATCGAGATGAGCCAATATGCAGCCCGGCTTCAGGAAATGCAGAGTCTCTTGGAGAATATTTCAGTGAAGGAAGAGCTGTTCTCGCCGTATACTGAAGTTCATCAAGGTGTTCTAACCTCTTATATTAAGAAAATTCCGGATGTGCAAGCCATTTGGTCCAATCGGACCGATGGGACCTTTATCTACTCCGAGCCGGCGGCAGGCCTCCTGAATGCCAAGCGGCGGGATTGGTGGAATGGGGCCATAAATGAAGGTGAATATGTTTCGAAGCCTTATGTATCAGCGATTACGAAGCGTTCTTGTGTTACATTATCCAGAGCGATTAAGAATCGTCAGGGAGATGTCGTTGGTGTAGTAGGTATCGATTTAGCGGTGTAA
- a CDS encoding EAL domain-containing protein has translation MKQGKLLLLISILFMLLPPTAIHAERKEIEYQVELGYPPYKYEKDGYMTGFDIELSSLIFEKQDYDVHYSTGKLENVYSRLVQGDIETAGLMAITEKRKQEVLFSDTVFKSYISIYARRGLEGEINLKTLERYKIGLGNGQYSETVLNGKLGINDYVEYATVPEALKALEKGEIDLLFENQGVVDYLLDEQGETKDIIKELSDLYPRDVAFAVSKSTPELVSYINERLNELQHSGAYEELYQNYFYVHSDYYKGMIHKRIAYGIIVLFCLLILSLILLKLYINRLRRAVYSEHQFFEDVIEHSGMVVWAVQADKTVVRFNKFAERMTGLREKEVLGVNLEDIDGLKGSAAIFRELLERAIRLEYVSNVEIKLPDQSPEARYFSFRTTLLKGLDKQAGDIFVLVGVDIDERKQNELNLQLSYEELEATYEELSATEVDLQEQFNKLQISERRFRLTSEGSGAYMWEFDLEARRFNLSDRWYELMGYMKDEINSFEDGALSIVHPDDLASTLKIKRDHLKGITSIFETEFRMLTKDNQIVWFEVRGKATLNPRDKVLLFVGSLIDISERKQAELKLSNSYQELEATYEQLATTQQELQVQYNMLLDNQKYIHRLAYVDELSNLPNRLCLLESMEKYLQRPGGKFALLFLDSDNFKYINDTLGHKSGDVLIQKASKRLQSLMQEGDMLSRLGGDEFVVFIKDTEDREDVLNLAERIMRSFRQSFVIGESNLYVSLSVGISFYPEDGETAEQILSNADVAMYRAKEDGKGTYVVYDKSMHTAFNERMNIEKHLRSAMYNNEFEVYYQPQLDIQSGFISGFEALIRWNSPTLGSVSPLSFIKIAEDSRLIIDIGEWVLRESCVFMKGIQDRTGVPYKISVNISIIQLFQNDFIEMVQDSLAVSGLKPSCLELEITESIFMKSFNESILGDLRFLKSKGISIALDDFGTGYSSLSYLQQLPISTLKMDKTFIDSLSEEEANSKSFVQLIIQLGHNMGLEVVAEGVEEVSQMDFLKLIGCDKVQGYLISRPVPKQAVVELLETQRHYGI, from the coding sequence ATGAAGCAGGGTAAACTGTTGCTTCTGATTAGCATTCTATTTATGCTCTTACCTCCTACTGCCATTCACGCCGAAAGAAAGGAGATAGAATATCAAGTAGAGTTGGGATATCCACCTTATAAATATGAGAAAGATGGGTACATGACCGGTTTTGATATTGAATTGAGTAGTTTGATCTTTGAGAAGCAGGATTACGACGTCCACTATAGTACAGGGAAGTTGGAGAATGTGTATAGTCGGCTGGTTCAGGGAGATATCGAGACTGCGGGTCTAATGGCAATTACAGAAAAACGAAAGCAAGAGGTGCTATTTTCAGACACTGTTTTCAAAAGCTATATTTCCATCTACGCAAGGCGAGGGCTTGAGGGTGAGATTAATTTAAAAACACTAGAACGATATAAGATAGGTCTAGGAAACGGGCAGTATTCGGAGACGGTACTAAACGGGAAATTAGGGATTAATGATTACGTAGAATATGCAACGGTTCCTGAGGCTTTAAAGGCTCTTGAAAAAGGAGAGATCGACCTTCTATTTGAGAATCAAGGGGTGGTCGATTATCTGCTCGATGAACAGGGGGAAACGAAGGATATTATAAAGGAATTGAGCGATCTCTACCCCAGGGATGTAGCATTTGCAGTCAGTAAATCCACACCGGAGTTGGTTTCTTATATTAACGAGAGATTGAACGAATTGCAGCATTCGGGTGCTTATGAAGAATTGTACCAGAACTATTTCTACGTTCATTCTGATTATTATAAAGGTATGATCCACAAGAGAATAGCTTACGGAATAATCGTTCTATTCTGTCTGCTTATTCTTAGTTTAATCCTGCTTAAATTGTATATAAATCGTTTACGGCGTGCTGTTTATTCGGAACATCAATTTTTTGAGGATGTTATAGAGCATAGCGGCATGGTGGTCTGGGCGGTACAGGCAGATAAAACAGTAGTCCGGTTTAACAAGTTCGCTGAGCGGATGACAGGTTTAAGAGAGAAAGAGGTACTGGGCGTAAATCTTGAGGATATTGATGGTCTGAAGGGTAGTGCTGCTATTTTCCGGGAGCTACTGGAACGGGCAATACGGCTCGAATATGTTAGCAACGTAGAAATTAAACTTCCAGATCAATCACCTGAAGCGCGCTATTTCTCATTCCGGACAACTTTATTAAAAGGGCTAGATAAGCAGGCGGGCGATATCTTTGTACTTGTTGGTGTGGATATCGATGAACGTAAACAGAATGAGCTAAATCTGCAGCTAAGTTATGAGGAACTAGAAGCTACTTATGAAGAGTTGTCAGCGACAGAGGTCGATCTGCAGGAACAGTTTAATAAGCTCCAAATCAGTGAACGACGTTTCCGGCTTACCTCAGAAGGTTCTGGTGCATATATGTGGGAGTTTGATTTGGAGGCGAGACGTTTTAATTTATCAGATCGATGGTATGAACTCATGGGCTACATGAAGGATGAAATCAATTCGTTTGAAGATGGAGCGTTAAGTATAGTTCATCCCGATGACCTTGCTTCAACCCTTAAAATTAAACGAGATCACTTGAAAGGTATTACATCTATTTTCGAAACGGAATTTCGGATGCTTACCAAAGATAATCAAATTGTGTGGTTTGAAGTCAGAGGCAAGGCTACCCTTAATCCAAGGGATAAAGTTCTGTTATTCGTGGGCTCTTTGATTGATATCAGCGAGCGGAAGCAGGCTGAGCTTAAACTAAGCAACAGCTACCAAGAACTTGAAGCGACCTATGAGCAGCTTGCGACCACTCAACAGGAGCTTCAAGTGCAATATAATATGCTTCTAGACAATCAGAAATATATACATCGTCTGGCTTATGTGGATGAGCTTAGCAATTTGCCTAACCGTTTATGCCTTCTGGAGTCGATGGAGAAATACCTACAGCGTCCGGGCGGAAAATTTGCACTATTATTTCTAGATTCAGATAATTTTAAATACATCAACGATACATTGGGTCATAAATCCGGGGATGTACTCATTCAGAAGGCTAGTAAGAGATTGCAGTCATTGATGCAGGAAGGAGATATGCTCTCACGGCTAGGTGGAGATGAATTTGTTGTTTTTATTAAGGATACAGAAGACCGTGAGGATGTATTGAACCTAGCAGAGCGTATTATGAGATCGTTCAGACAGTCCTTTGTGATAGGAGAGAGTAATCTATACGTTTCGCTAAGCGTCGGAATTTCTTTTTATCCAGAGGATGGGGAGACGGCCGAACAAATTCTGAGCAATGCAGATGTGGCGATGTATCGTGCCAAAGAGGATGGTAAGGGAACTTATGTAGTCTATGACAAATCGATGCATACAGCGTTTAATGAACGAATGAATATAGAGAAGCATTTGCGCAGTGCTATGTACAATAATGAGTTTGAAGTGTACTATCAGCCACAGCTGGATATTCAGTCCGGATTCATTTCAGGCTTTGAAGCCCTAATTCGTTGGAATAGTCCAACGCTTGGCTCTGTATCTCCGCTTTCATTTATAAAAATTGCTGAGGATTCCAGACTGATCATCGATATTGGTGAATGGGTGCTTCGAGAATCTTGCGTCTTTATGAAAGGCATTCAAGATCGTACAGGTGTTCCTTATAAAATATCGGTTAACATTTCGATTATTCAGCTATTCCAGAACGATTTTATCGAGATGGTACAGGATAGTCTGGCTGTAAGTGGTTTAAAGCCAAGCTGTCTTGAGTTGGAAATTACGGAGTCTATTTTCATGAAATCATTTAATGAGAGTATCTTGGGTGATCTGCGGTTTCTAAAATCTAAGGGCATCAGTATCGCCTTGGATGATTTCGGAACGGGGTATTCGTCCCTTAGTTATTTGCAGCAATTGCCGATTTCAACCCTCAAGATGGATAAAACCTTTATTGATTCGCTCTCAGAAGAAGAAGCTAACAGCAAGTCTTTTGTGCAGTTGATTATACAACTGGGGCATAATATGGGACTAGAGGTTGTAGCGGAGGGGGTAGAAGAGGTTAGCCAGATGGATTTCCTCAAGTTGATAGGCTGCGACAAAGTTCAAGGCTACCTGATTAGCAGACCTGTACCAAAGCAGGCAGTAGTAGAGCTTTTGGAAACTCAGAGGCACTATGGAATATAG
- a CDS encoding LytR/AlgR family response regulator transcription factor, whose translation MRAIIVEDEELARQELAYLIETHSGIDIAAQFEDGLDALKYLQSDTVDVIFLDINIPSIDGVLLAQNISRFSVKPYIVFITAYKEHAAEAFEIEAFDYILKPYSEVRIKAMLHKLEGAFAARGRHGEEERNPVSDKVNLWKNEKIIVVNADDIYYASAQEKSTSVMTKGEEYSMALSISDFYNRLPEDRFFRCHRSYIVNLSKIKEIIPWFNNTYLLRLHDLDFEVPVSRSKVKEFRQIMRL comes from the coding sequence ATGAGAGCAATCATCGTGGAGGATGAAGAGCTGGCAAGACAGGAACTAGCTTATTTAATAGAAACTCACAGCGGGATCGATATTGCGGCACAGTTTGAAGATGGACTGGACGCATTAAAATATTTGCAGAGTGATACGGTAGATGTGATTTTTCTGGATATAAATATTCCCTCAATTGATGGGGTGCTGCTGGCTCAGAATATTAGCAGGTTCTCGGTGAAACCATATATAGTGTTTATTACGGCTTATAAGGAGCATGCCGCTGAGGCCTTTGAGATTGAGGCATTTGACTATATTCTTAAACCCTACAGTGAGGTTCGAATTAAGGCTATGCTGCACAAGCTAGAGGGAGCATTTGCTGCTCGTGGAAGACATGGGGAAGAGGAACGAAATCCTGTCAGTGATAAGGTGAATCTGTGGAAAAATGAAAAGATTATCGTAGTGAATGCCGACGATATTTATTATGCTTCCGCACAGGAAAAGAGTACGAGCGTAATGACTAAAGGTGAGGAGTATAGTATGGCGCTCAGCATCAGCGATTTCTATAATCGACTGCCCGAGGATCGGTTTTTTCGCTGCCATCGTTCCTATATCGTTAACCTGTCCAAGATCAAGGAAATCATCCCTTGGTTCAACAATACATACTTGCTGCGCCTGCATGATTTGGATTTTGAGGTGCCGGTAAGTCGTAGCAAGGTCAAAGAATTCAGGCAGATCATGCGCCTATAA
- a CDS encoding RNA polymerase sigma factor — protein sequence MLLSQQDSLDPKELEELIDSIQKGNTDRYALIVRAFQTPIYRYCYRLLENKQDAEDAVQDILVKGYQSILQYKSQMHFSAWLYRIAYHHCLNLLRRRRLQKRVMSIFKPEFMSASPEQELDDRLFNPSLSAALAQLSLEERNMLILRVFEEKTYAEISEILGVSPNALTKRMNRIKQKVQEGMNLEEEITWNEPQSAMNTKI from the coding sequence GTGCTTCTGTCGCAACAGGATTCGCTAGACCCCAAGGAGCTGGAAGAGTTAATTGATAGTATCCAAAAAGGAAATACCGATCGGTATGCTCTTATCGTCAGAGCTTTTCAAACACCGATCTACCGCTATTGCTATCGTTTGTTAGAAAACAAGCAGGATGCGGAGGACGCGGTTCAGGATATTTTGGTAAAAGGCTATCAATCTATCCTTCAATACAAGTCGCAGATGCATTTCTCGGCATGGCTCTATCGTATCGCGTATCATCATTGCTTAAACCTGCTGCGCAGACGGCGTCTGCAAAAGCGAGTCATGAGTATTTTCAAACCTGAGTTTATGTCTGCAAGTCCTGAACAAGAGCTGGATGATCGGTTGTTTAATCCCTCATTGTCAGCCGCATTAGCGCAGTTGTCGCTGGAAGAGCGGAATATGCTTATTCTGCGAGTGTTTGAGGAAAAAACTTATGCGGAGATCAGCGAAATTCTTGGGGTCAGTCCCAATGCACTGACGAAGAGAATGAACCGGATCAAGCAGAAGGTACAGGAAGGTATGAATTTAGAGGAGGAAATCACATGGAACGAACCCCAATCAGCAATGAATACCAAGATATAA
- a CDS encoding nucleotidyltransferase family protein yields the protein MMDILENARSLQLPDWWVCAGFVRAKIWDTLHGFEERTPLPDVDVIYYDDSNHQEDVEKQWEARLRSLNPAVPWSVKNEARMHTVNQLPPYTSAVDAISKFPETATALGLSLDENGKVILVAPHGISDVINVVLRPTPHFTENPSLLPIYEQRVIKKNWQATWNQLHIGSN from the coding sequence ATGATGGATATATTAGAAAATGCTAGATCGTTGCAGTTACCTGACTGGTGGGTTTGCGCTGGCTTTGTGCGTGCAAAAATTTGGGACACCCTTCATGGCTTCGAAGAACGAACACCTTTGCCAGATGTTGATGTTATATATTATGACGACAGCAATCATCAAGAGGATGTGGAAAAGCAATGGGAGGCGAGACTACGAAGCCTGAATCCTGCTGTTCCCTGGTCTGTTAAAAATGAAGCAAGGATGCATACCGTCAATCAACTCCCGCCTTATACATCAGCTGTAGATGCCATCTCCAAGTTTCCGGAAACTGCTACAGCACTCGGGTTATCCTTAGATGAGAACGGTAAGGTTATCCTAGTCGCTCCACACGGAATTTCGGACGTAATTAATGTAGTATTACGACCTACCCCGCATTTTACAGAGAACCCTAGCTTGCTTCCTATTTATGAACAACGGGTTATTAAAAAGAATTGGCAAGCAACTTGGAATCAGCTGCATATTGGCTCTAATTAA
- a CDS encoding L-lactate MFS transporter — MTSTMDNKNAKRWLIVLGTVIMQMGLGTIYTWSLFNAHLVTKFGWELNSVSITFSITSFALAFATLFAGKLQDRFGLRRLTATAGIVLGLGLILSSQANSLLMFYVLAGVIVGFADGTAYITSLSNLIKWFPNNKGLISGVSVGAYGTGSLIFKYINGSLIDSVGVSNTFMYWGMIVMVMIVIGSLLVREAPVQAASLGAASTSTITKPKDYTVKEMLRTKEAYLLFIIFFTACMCGLYLIGIVKDIGVQLAGLDVQTAANAVAMIAIFNTAGRLILGALSDKMSRLKLVGASLAVTAAAMLTLSYATLNFGLFFTCVAAIAFCFGGNITVFPAIVSDFFGLKNHSKNYGIVYQGFGIGALSGSFIAVFLGGFKPTFVIFGLLCLLACIIAISLKPPVEKVKENEKKALRLKATERTA; from the coding sequence ATGACTTCGACGATGGACAACAAAAACGCCAAACGGTGGCTTATCGTATTAGGAACAGTAATTATGCAGATGGGTCTAGGTACCATTTATACATGGAGTTTGTTCAATGCACATCTGGTAACGAAATTCGGATGGGAGCTTAACTCTGTTTCTATTACGTTTTCGATCACAAGCTTTGCACTCGCTTTTGCGACTTTGTTCGCAGGGAAATTGCAGGATCGTTTCGGGCTTCGCCGGTTGACTGCCACCGCAGGGATTGTGCTTGGTCTAGGATTGATTCTTAGCTCTCAGGCGAATTCGCTTCTAATGTTCTATGTATTGGCTGGCGTGATCGTTGGTTTTGCGGACGGAACAGCTTATATCACTTCATTATCTAACTTAATTAAATGGTTTCCGAATAATAAAGGTTTAATCTCCGGTGTGTCCGTGGGTGCTTACGGAACGGGGAGCTTGATTTTTAAATATATTAATGGCAGCTTGATCGACTCAGTGGGTGTATCTAATACATTTATGTATTGGGGCATGATTGTTATGGTCATGATTGTAATCGGTTCCTTGCTCGTTAGAGAAGCTCCAGTACAAGCGGCATCATTGGGTGCAGCATCAACTTCGACTATCACTAAACCAAAAGACTACACGGTAAAAGAAATGCTACGTACGAAAGAAGCTTATCTGTTGTTCATTATTTTCTTTACTGCTTGTATGTGTGGCCTGTATTTGATCGGTATTGTAAAAGACATCGGCGTACAGTTGGCTGGACTTGATGTGCAGACGGCAGCTAATGCGGTAGCGATGATTGCGATTTTTAATACAGCAGGGCGTTTGATCTTGGGTGCCTTGTCTGACAAAATGAGCCGGTTGAAGCTGGTAGGTGCTTCACTTGCTGTAACGGCAGCCGCTATGTTGACCCTTAGCTATGCAACGCTAAACTTCGGACTGTTCTTCACTTGTGTAGCAGCCATTGCGTTCTGCTTCGGGGGTAACATTACAGTATTTCCGGCGATTGTCAGTGACTTCTTTGGACTTAAGAACCACAGTAAGAACTATGGAATCGTATATCAAGGTTTTGGTATCGGTGCCCTTTCCGGTTCGTTCATCGCCGTCTTCCTAGGCGGGTTTAAACCTACTTTCGTGATCTTTGGTCTCTTGTGTCTGCTGGCCTGCATCATCGCAATTTCACTGAAACCGCCAGTGGAGAAAGTGAAAGAGAATGAGAAGAAAGCCTTGCGCCTCAAAGCTACAGAGCGGACGGCTTAA
- a CDS encoding GGDEF domain-containing protein, which yields MHATFQTPRQTHWNRVLLNAFWIILIVDLCIHFLVSLCLWGKHPDTTLTMGNFIIQSVIPNSIIVTLIIILECVYRWRPLWSELTITVASHIFALLIIINLSNELYMISLIMLMPLHISMIYMKKSYMIATSAICLLYTIVLFIKTSSQGYIPITQTIIIALIFAGTALAGFAVIGRGRDLMRSLENSVKSEQDLRIQNIIMDRLSKIDPLTDLYNHKTFHEYLGWLIDHQQSNPFPMQLAVMDIDNFKKVNDTYGHSVGDIVLQKVAAILLEHVGPDDFAARYGGEEFVVILTAKTIDHSHEIMQHILTTISDNPFAEMDGKSVTVSIGMHDFTGTDSKNSTFQKADDALYEAKNTGKNKIVIS from the coding sequence ATGCATGCTACATTTCAAACTCCTCGTCAGACCCATTGGAATCGCGTGCTTCTCAATGCATTCTGGATCATCCTGATTGTGGATCTATGTATTCATTTTTTGGTTTCTCTATGCTTATGGGGCAAACACCCGGACACCACCCTAACCATGGGCAATTTTATAATACAGTCGGTGATTCCTAATTCCATCATAGTGACTTTGATCATTATTCTGGAATGTGTCTATAGATGGAGACCCCTATGGTCTGAGCTAACGATCACAGTGGCGAGCCATATATTTGCACTTCTGATTATCATCAATCTCAGCAATGAACTATATATGATTTCATTAATTATGCTAATGCCACTGCATATATCCATGATCTATATGAAGAAAAGCTATATGATAGCCACTTCTGCCATATGTCTACTGTACACGATCGTTTTATTTATCAAGACCTCGAGTCAAGGGTACATACCGATCACACAAACTATCATTATTGCACTTATTTTTGCAGGTACTGCTCTAGCAGGCTTCGCAGTCATCGGTCGCGGGCGTGATTTGATGCGATCCCTGGAGAACTCGGTAAAGTCAGAACAGGATTTACGCATTCAGAATATAATCATGGACCGACTATCTAAGATTGATCCTCTAACTGATCTTTATAATCATAAGACGTTTCATGAATACTTGGGATGGCTGATCGATCATCAGCAGAGTAATCCATTTCCCATGCAGCTAGCTGTTATGGATATCGACAATTTCAAAAAAGTAAATGACACCTATGGACACTCCGTTGGAGATATCGTATTGCAAAAGGTCGCCGCGATCCTACTCGAACATGTCGGTCCCGATGATTTCGCCGCCCGCTACGGCGGAGAAGAATTTGTCGTCATTCTGACTGCTAAAACCATTGATCATTCTCATGAGATTATGCAGCATATTCTAACAACCATCTCTGATAACCCTTTTGCGGAAATGGATGGAAAAAGCGTAACCGTCAGTATCGGTATGCATGATTTCACAGGTACTGATTCCAAGAATTCTACGTTTCAGAAGGCAGATGATGCACTTTACGAGGCTAAGAACACAGGGAAGAATAAAATCGTAATCAGCTAA
- a CDS encoding sensor histidine kinase — MCLFVLTRLPRFKEIFQKGTYAPQELAIATTIFSLFAIFGTYSGINVEGSLVNVRIIAIVSGGILFGPWVGLITGIISGVHRFLIDIGGVTSLPCLITSITAGIVSGVIYRRTSGERRWMAGILAGMACEALTMLLILVMAEPSSLGVDIVSKIAFPMIMSQISVGLIVMLVQSVEGEKERIAAKQSKLALDIANKTLPYFRNINPESLRTICQIIKEDIGADAVAISDTRLILAYVGVGEEDYTTTNEIISEETKVTLSSGEITIRNDDSDYVNPEIKSLIIIPLKEKGEVTGALKIYYTRAHKITYSLQAMAVGLSQMISTLMEVSRVEGIKEMANKAELKALQTSINPHFLFNALNAIASSIRINPDKARELIVNLSGYMRYNLELTDEFIDIKRELQQVQQYVEIEKARFGSRLNVVYDIDEVQVRIPSLIIQPLVENAIIHGILKVRGTGTVTISVKDQGDNVRVGIRDTGAGISEETIEKVYTGDMPENKIGLFNVHQRVKLIYGTGLTIQRLEKGTNIYFDVKKEGL; from the coding sequence ATGTGTCTGTTCGTGCTGACTCGTCTGCCGCGGTTTAAAGAGATTTTTCAAAAAGGAACCTACGCCCCGCAGGAGCTTGCCATAGCGACGACGATCTTCAGTTTATTCGCTATCTTTGGTACCTACAGTGGGATTAATGTGGAAGGCTCGCTTGTGAATGTGCGAATTATCGCCATCGTGTCTGGTGGGATTTTGTTCGGGCCATGGGTAGGACTCATAACAGGCATCATCTCAGGGGTTCACCGTTTTCTAATTGATATCGGAGGGGTAACCTCTCTTCCTTGTCTGATTACGAGTATTACCGCAGGGATTGTGTCAGGGGTAATATACCGCCGCACTTCTGGTGAACGTCGCTGGATGGCCGGCATTTTGGCCGGGATGGCCTGTGAAGCCCTGACGATGCTGCTCATTCTAGTGATGGCCGAACCGTCGTCGCTGGGTGTGGATATCGTGTCCAAAATTGCTTTTCCGATGATTATGAGCCAGATTAGTGTCGGTCTGATTGTCATGCTAGTGCAGAGTGTGGAAGGTGAAAAGGAACGGATTGCGGCGAAGCAGTCCAAGCTGGCACTGGATATTGCCAATAAGACCTTGCCCTATTTTCGCAATATTAATCCCGAGTCGCTTCGTACCATCTGCCAAATTATCAAAGAAGATATCGGTGCAGACGCTGTAGCTATTTCGGATACAAGACTCATTCTCGCTTACGTTGGTGTTGGGGAAGAGGACTATACTACGACCAATGAAATTATAAGTGAAGAAACTAAAGTGACGTTGTCCAGTGGTGAAATTACGATCCGTAACGACGATAGTGATTATGTGAATCCGGAGATTAAATCGCTGATTATTATTCCGTTGAAGGAAAAAGGCGAAGTTACGGGAGCGCTCAAAATCTATTACACCAGAGCCCACAAGATCACTTATTCTCTACAAGCTATGGCTGTAGGTTTGTCGCAAATGATCTCTACGCTAATGGAAGTATCGCGGGTTGAGGGCATTAAAGAAATGGCGAACAAAGCAGAGCTAAAGGCGCTGCAGACAAGCATTAACCCACACTTTCTGTTCAATGCGCTGAACGCGATTGCGTCCTCGATTCGGATTAACCCGGATAAGGCGCGGGAGTTAATTGTGAACCTGTCCGGTTACATGAGATACAATCTGGAGCTGACCGATGAATTCATTGATATCAAGCGCGAGTTGCAGCAGGTTCAGCAGTATGTGGAGATTGAAAAAGCGCGTTTCGGAAGCCGGCTTAATGTTGTGTATGATATTGATGAGGTTCAAGTTCGGATTCCGAGTCTGATCATCCAACCGCTTGTAGAGAATGCGATCATACATGGCATACTGAAGGTAAGAGGAACGGGAACCGTAACGATTTCTGTAAAAGATCAAGGTGATAATGTACGAGTAGGTATTCGGGATACTGGAGCTGGCATCAGCGAAGAAACGATAGAGAAGGTTTATACCGGTGATATGCCGGAGAATAAAATCGGATTGTTTAATGTACATCAACGGGTCAAGCTAATCTATGGAACTGGGCTTACAATTCAGAGGCTCGAAAAAGGGACGAACATTTATTTTGATGTCAAAAAGGAGGGCCTATGA